One window of the Rosa rugosa chromosome 3, drRosRugo1.1, whole genome shotgun sequence genome contains the following:
- the LOC133741018 gene encoding mechanosensitive ion channel protein 10-like, whose translation MEAAEKGLKGSRVRMSKNRSGNDGGDEVVVVVQSEEMEDEAKGSCSKGLESSAPNQISKVELQVGSHSPEITGSSNAPIPNETLTRRKSSISLGQQSMRIDSDILEEDTNLEQDGSPANKSAYKEEEEEEIYEKVNSSRKVNKKMLMEYIVFACSLGVLVASFTVEKLENLKVWGLEMWKMCVLVMLIFCGMLVTNCVLTLLVFVIERNFLLTRKKEVLYLVYGMKKSVQVFLWFGMVLLTWLFFFKFNRGNERSKTSTKILDHITWTLVSLLIGAFLWMLSTLLFKTLASKFMAVAYLDRIQESLFHQYVIETLSGPPLVEEDAKIRRSPSTGFASLRRINNVEKKVTGKVNPARKVSVETMDTLVGAVSTKDTEIRSEWEAKAAAFKIFRNVAKHGNKYIEEEDLMRFMTREEVGNVFLLFDGAMENGKIKRKDLRNWMVNVYHERRALACSMTDTKTVLKQFEKFFTSLVIVITIVVWLLLVGIASTNLVVFLSTQFLLAAFMFGNTCKNVFEAIVFMFVTHPFDVGDRIVVDDVSLMVEEMNVLTTTFLKPNNEKVYYPNSVLCSKIISNYYRSPDMGDTVEFSIILTPVEKIDMLRKRIKEYLESKPQHWRPGHSVVVIDIEDVNKLKMALNICHTMNFQEIGERNKR comes from the exons ATGGAAGCCGCAGAGAAAGGCTTAAAAGGAAGTAGAGTAAGAATGTCGAAAAATCGATCTGGGAATGATGGAGGTGATGAAGTTGTAGTGGTGGTTCAAAGCGAAGAGATGGAAGATGAAGCAAAAGGGTCTTGTTCGAAAGGGTTAGAATCTTCAGCTCCTAATCAAATTAGCAAAGTGGAATTGCAGGTTGGCTCTCATTCCCCTGAGATTACAGGATCCAGCAACGCCCCCATCCCCAATGAGACCCTCACTAGGAGAAAGTCATCTATTAGTCTTGGTCAACAGTCGATGCGCATTGATTCTGATATTCTTGAAGAGGACACTAATTTAGAGCAGGATGGTTCCCCCGCAAATAAATCAGCATataaagaggaggaggaggaggagatttACGAGAAGGTTAACTCTAGCAGGAAAGTGAACAAGAAAATGCTGATGGAGTATATTGTTTTCGCGTGCAGTTTGGGTGTTCTAGTAGCCAGCTTTACTGTCGAGAAACTAGAGAATCTTAAGGTGTGGGGATTGGAGATGTGGAAAATGTGTGTGCTTgttatgctcatattctgtggAATGCTGGTTACGAATTGTGTTTTGACTCTGTTAGTTTTTGTGATTGAGAGGAACTTTCTGCTTACGAGGAAGAAGGAGGTGTTGTATTTGGTTTATGGAATGAAAAAGAGTGTTCAGGTTTTCCTGTGGTTCGGTATGGTGCTTCTCACATGGCTATTCTTTTTCAAATTCAATCGTGGCAATGAGAGATCAAAGACTTCCACCAAGATTTTGGATCACATTACGTGGACTCTTGTTTCGCTGCTTATTGGTGCCTTTTTGTGGATGTTATCAACTTTGTTGTTTAAGACCTTAGCATCTAAATTCATGGCCGTCGCCTATTTGGATAGGATTCAAGAATCTTTGTTCCATCAGTACGTTATTGAGACACTTTCGGGGCCTCCGTTAGTAGAGGAGGATGCCAAGATTAGGAGATCACCCAGCACAGGGTTTGCGAGTCTCAGGAGGATAAACAATGTGGAAAAGAAGGTCACTGGTAAGGTGAATCCTGCAAGGAAGGTTTCAGTTGAGACCATGGATACGTTGGTGGGTGCAGTTTCTACTAAAGATACAGAGATTAGAAGTGAGTGGGAAGCCAAAGCTGCTGCCTTCAAAATATTTCGAAACGTTGCTAAGCATGGTAACAA GTACATCGAGGAGGAGGACCTCATGAGGTTCATGACTCGGGAAGAGGTGGGTAATGTATTTCTACTGTTTGACGGAGCAATGGAAAACGgcaaaattaaaagaaaagatcTACGTAATTGGATG gtAAATGTCTACCATGAACGCAGAGCATTAGCTTGTTCTATGACTGACACCAAAACAGTTCTAAAGcaatttgagaaattttttaCTAGCTTGGTGATTGTTATTACCATCGTAGTGTGGCTACTGTTGGTGGGAATTGCAAGTACAAACCTAGTTGTTTTCCTCTCAACACAGTTCTTATTGGCAGCTTTTATGTTTGGAAACACTTGCAAGAATGTATTTGAAGCTATCGTGTTCATGTTTGTGACACATCCATTTGATGTTGGTGATCGCATTGTTGTTGATGATGTTTCG TTGATGGTTGAAGAGATGAACGTCTTAACTACCACCTTCTTGAAACCAAATAATGAAAAGGTGTACTATCCAAATTCAGTTTTGTGCTCCAAAATCATCAGCAATTATTACAGAAGTCCAGATATGGGAGATACAGTGGAATTCTCAATTATTTTGACACCAGTGGAGAAGATAGACATGCTGAGAAAGAGAATAAAGGA ATACTTGGAGAGCAAACCGCAGCATTGGCGTCCAGGCCACAGTGTGGTGGTAATTGATATCGAAGATGTGAATAAGTTAAAGATGGCACTCAATATTTGTCACACTATGAACTTTCAAGAAATTGGTGAAAGGAATAAACGGTGA
- the LOC133740765 gene encoding mechanosensitive ion channel protein 10-like, with protein MKAAEKASKGGEISMSEKQSANGGEVIVEVQNVGTYEGKGSPSTKQSKVNLGVTTESSSTRFGGFPSPDVSRASPNPGKPPRPPARNESINRRKSFNRSVISKPKSRFGEPSPVLNEDGSSDHVGSPYRGASFSRASPNNISGARAISISSNRNASPGRTKDKEDEEIYKKVKLSRDKHGKMNKIILTELIVFLCILGCLVASLTVEKLENYMVWGLEIWKWCVLVMVIFSGMLVTNWVMHLIVFLIECNFLLRKKVLYFVHGMKKSVQVFLWLSLVLLTWLLLFNRGVKRSKTTTKILNYVTWTIVSLLIGAFLWLLKTLLLKILASSFHVNTFFDRIQESIFHQYVLQTLSGHPLMEEADRNSGKSPSTSKLSYKATKKAKAGKEKEVIDMTKLQQIKQEKVSSWTMKVLVDAVTSSGLSTISHTLDEMEGLNEQRDKEITSEMEATAAAYDIFLNVAPLGANYIEEWDLLRFMIEEEVELVWPLIDVKKTGQVDRKTLTEWVVKVYNGRKALAHSLTDTKTAVKQLNKLVTSVLVIITIIVWLLLMEIATTKVLVFLSSQLVVAAFMFGNTCKTIFEAIIFVFVMHPFDVGDRCVIDGVQLMVEEMNILTTVFLKLNQEKVYYPNSVLSTKPISNYYRSSNMGDNVEFSIAFTTPVKKIGELREKVKEYVEGNPTLWHPNHQIVVLEIENVNKLKLALYFSHTMNFQEWGEKQKRRSEMVMALKKCLEDLHITYYLLPLEVRLTETK; from the exons ATGAAAGCCGCAGAGAAAGCTTCAAAGGGCGGCGAGATAAGCATGTCGGAGAAGCAATCTGCGAATGGAGGTGAAGTTATAGTGGAAGTTCAAAATGTTGGGACGTATGAAGGTAAAGGGTCTCCTTCAACCAAGCAAAGCAAAGTGAACTTGGGAGTGACCACTGAGTCTAGTAGTACCAGGTTCGGTGGGTTTCCTTCACCGGATGTTTCAAGAGCCAGTCCCAACCCCGGTAAGCCTCCGAGGCCCCCCGCCCGCAATGAGAGCATCAATAGGAGAAAGTCATTTAATAGGTCAGTTATCTCCAAACCCAAGTCAAGATTTGGTGAACCATCGCCTGTTCTGAATGAAGATGGTAGTTCAGATCATGTTGGTTCCCCATATAGGGGGGCTTCATTCAGTAGGGCTTCCCCAAATAACATATCAGGAGCTAGGGCCATATCCATCTCTTCTAATAGGAATGCGTCTCCAGGCAGGACCAAAGATAAGGAGGATGAAGAGATTTACAAGAAGGTTAAATTGAGTAGAGATAAGCATGGGAAAATGAACAAGATAATCTTGACTGAGTTAATTGTTTTCCTGTGCATTTTGGGTTGTTTAGTGGCTAGCTTGACTGTGGAGAAACTAGAGAATTATATGGTTTGGGGCTTGGAGATTTGGAAATGGTGTGTGCTTGTCATGGTGATATTCAGTGGCATGTTGGTTACCAATTGGGTTATGCATTTGATAGTTTTTCTGATCGAGTGCAATTTTTTGCTTCGGAAGAAGGTTTTGTATTTTGTTCATGGAATGAAGAAGAGTGTTCAGGTTTTCTTGTGGTTGTCTCTGGTTCTTCTCACATGGCTACTGTTGTTCAATCGTGGGGTTAAGCGGTCAAAGACTACCACCAAGATTTTAAATTATGTTACATGGACTATTGTCTCACTTCTCATTGGGGCATTTTTATGGTTGTTAAAAACATTGTTGCTTAAGATCTTAGCATCTAGTTTCCATGTGAACACCTtctttgatagaattcaagaaTCAATCTTCCATCAGTACGTGCTTCAGACACTTTCGGGGCATCCGCTTATGGAGGAGGCTGATAGGAACAGTGGGAAATCACCGAGCACTAGCAAACTGAGTTACAAAGCGACAAAGAAGGCAAAGGctgggaaggaaaaagaggtcaTTGACATGACAAAGCTTCAACAGATAAAGCAAGAGAAGGTTTCTTCTTGGACCATGAAGGTCTTGGTGGATGCAGTAACTAGTTCAGGGCTGTCCACGATCTCCCATACATTGGATGAGATGGAGGGTCTGAATGAACAGAGAGATAAGGAGATTACCAGTGAGATGGAAGCAACTGCTGCTGCCTATGACATATTCCTTAACGTTGCTCCGCTGGGTGCTAA TTACATTGAGGAGTGGGACCTCTTGAGGTTCATGATTGAGGAAGAAGTGGAGCTTGTGTGGCCGCTAATTGACGTAAAAAAGACTGGGCAAGTTGATAGAAAAACTCTAACAGAGTGGGTG GTGAAGGTCTACAATGGTCGCAAAGCATTAGCTCATTCATTAACCGACACCAAAACAGCCGTAAAACAATTGAACAAACTTGTGACTAGTGTCCTGGTTATTATTACCATTATAGTGTGGCTTCTGTTGATGGAAATTGCAACTACAAAAGTACTTGTCTTCCTCTCATCACAGCTCGTAGTGGCAGCTTTTATGTTTGGAAACACTTGCAAGACTATATTCGAAGCTATTATCTTCGTTTTTGTAATGCATCCATTTGATGTTGGTGACCGCTGCGTTATTGATGGCGTTCAG TTAATGGTTGAGGAGATGAACATCTTAACTACAGTCTTCTTAAAACTCAATCAAGAAAAGGTATACTATCCCAATTCAGTTTTATCCACAAAACCGATCAGCAATTATTACAGAAGTTCAAATATGGGCGATAATGTGGAGTTCTCAATTGCTTTTACTACACCAGTGAAGAAGATAGGCGAGCTGAGAGAGAAAGTAAAGGA GTATGTGGAGGGGAATCCGACGCTTTGGCATCCAAACCACCAAATTGTGGTGCTTGAGATCGAAAATGTGAATAAGTTAAAGCTGGCACTCTATTTTAGTCACACGATGAACTTTCAAGAATGGGGAGAAAAGCAAAAGCGGAGAAGTGAAATGGTCATGGCATTGAAGAAATGTTTGGAGGACCTACACATTACATACTATCTGCTGCCCCTAGAAGTTCGTCTCACTGAAACTAAATGA